Proteins from a genomic interval of Atribacteraceae bacterium:
- a CDS encoding GAF domain-containing protein has translation MRNCPILPDNFRKKLILDLLKLALRAFQAETGMIAVTSEGNQLMRVLAQIGLSKKIGDNYCLPLNGGIAEYVIRTKTALLIDEAHPPPIDLAYRRSRDRCSCCLPLRDPAAGSTVGVMTLNKRKGNFEDSQLPLLEVVATQIAIIIEEMKLRRIREKTIETLNSASRVYQNIKVTTSFDKAYTGILQAASTVAEATQALIIRQTTYRHLRITTATTREGIDLSVEEKRAVMEALRAGKDTSSIRILDPSPVFSALFRDFQDQFIIACPIPSYDIHRHWGTLLLLTPLHPDEMTFLSLQVVVNLAEGILENIRLLQRNERLTALQERVSLAREIHDGLTQSLISLRMQAEYLSEVASRQEGMLPVEVFSDRFIRTLTACIEESRQILSSLRKGESSPGQIKEMMEKTLRNWSRGKPLDYTFHTTINESRLPVALKRTVMNILREIIVNAGKHSGATRLRVKICQLSGWIYLLVKDNGKGFDMEQVRATKPCYGLLGMEERVKNHRGLIRIASVVDRGTTIKIGLPLI, from the coding sequence ATGCGTAATTGTCCGATCCTTCCTGACAATTTTCGGAAAAAACTCATTCTGGATCTTCTCAAGCTGGCTTTACGGGCTTTTCAGGCGGAAACCGGTATGATCGCCGTGACCAGCGAAGGGAATCAGCTTATGCGGGTGCTGGCTCAGATCGGGTTGTCCAAGAAGATAGGAGATAATTACTGCCTTCCCCTGAATGGGGGAATCGCGGAATACGTGATCCGTACCAAAACAGCGCTCCTTATCGATGAAGCGCATCCGCCGCCGATCGACCTCGCCTATCGCCGCTCCCGGGACCGCTGTTCGTGTTGTCTTCCGCTCCGCGATCCGGCGGCCGGGAGTACCGTTGGGGTCATGACTCTGAACAAGCGGAAGGGGAACTTTGAAGATTCTCAGCTTCCCCTCCTGGAGGTCGTCGCCACACAGATCGCTATCATCATCGAAGAGATGAAGCTGCGAAGGATCCGGGAAAAAACCATCGAAACCCTAAACTCCGCATCCCGCGTCTATCAGAATATCAAGGTGACCACGAGTTTTGATAAGGCCTACACCGGGATCCTCCAGGCGGCCTCTACGGTTGCGGAAGCGACCCAGGCGCTTATCATCAGACAGACGACCTATCGCCATCTCCGGATCACCACCGCGACCACCCGGGAAGGGATCGATCTCTCAGTGGAGGAGAAAAGGGCGGTCATGGAGGCCCTCCGGGCCGGCAAAGACACTTCGTCGATCCGGATTCTCGATCCCTCGCCGGTTTTTTCCGCTTTGTTCCGCGACTTCCAGGATCAGTTCATCATTGCCTGTCCGATTCCTTCCTACGATATTCACCGGCACTGGGGAACCCTCCTCCTGCTGACCCCTCTTCATCCCGATGAAATGACTTTTCTCAGCCTCCAGGTGGTGGTCAATCTGGCCGAAGGGATTCTTGAGAATATCCGCTTGTTGCAGCGCAACGAGCGCCTGACCGCCTTGCAGGAACGGGTCAGCCTGGCCCGGGAGATCCACGATGGATTGACCCAGAGCCTGATTTCCCTGCGCATGCAGGCCGAATACCTCTCTGAAGTCGCCTCCCGGCAAGAGGGAATGCTTCCCGTTGAGGTTTTTTCCGACCGGTTTATCCGAACATTGACCGCATGCATCGAAGAATCACGCCAGATCCTGTCCAGCTTGCGGAAAGGCGAATCGTCACCGGGACAGATCAAAGAAATGATGGAAAAAACACTGCGGAACTGGTCAAGGGGAAAACCGTTGGATTATACATTCCATACCACCATCAATGAGAGCCGTCTCCCGGTTGCCCTGAAAAGGACGGTGATGAACATTTTAAGGGAGATTATCGTCAACGCCGGAAAGCATTCCGGGGCCACCCGCTTACGGGTGAAAATCTGTCAGTTGAGTGGGTGGATCTATCTTCTGGTCAAAGACAATGGAAAGGGGTTCGATATGGAACAAGTTCGCGCCACCAAACCCTGTTATGGGTTATTGGGAATGGAAGAGCGGGTCAAAAACCACCGGGGCCTTATCCGCATCGCTTCCGTTGTCGATCGGGGAACGACGATCAAGATCGGACTGCCTCTCATATGA